One Actinospica robiniae DSM 44927 genomic region harbors:
- a CDS encoding DNA polymerase III subunit gamma and tau, whose product MSLALYRRYRPETFEEVIGQEHVTGPLQQALRNQRVNHAYLFSGPRGCGKTTSARILARCLNCEQGPTPTPCGVCRSCVGLARGAAGSLDVIEIDAASHGGVDDARDLRERAFFAPVESRYKIYILDEAHMVSSAGFNALLKVVEEPPPHLKFIFATTEPEKVIGTIRSRTHHYPFRLVPPGTLRDYLAHLCEQEQIKVEPEVLPLVVRAGAGSVRDSLSVMDQLLAGADENGVSYQAAAALLGYTDSALLDEAVSALAARSGAAAFEIVDRVVEGGHDPRRFLGDLLERLRDLLILQAVPDAAGKGLISVPADRMARMSEQAAGFGQAELSRAADLANTGLTEMRGATAPRLLLELVFARILLPGAEDSARAMATRLERLERFGATAAAAPAGYVPAPGAAAEQPPAQPAAAAPVPAAMAAPAPAPPAPAPPSSTLGAAPWREPAAPAAPAAAAPSAGPAPSASPAPAGDVSAIRARWPEILELVKSQSRVAWTMISANANVVGVEGRVLQIGFNSAGLRDSFAGSNREETLRQVLRQIFGGEWRIDALVDPGAGSGSGQSQGFGPGGGPGHGGPGFGSGGPAAPGPASQGFGSGPAAQNPSAGPASGGFGAPSQNAAPQAAAPASAMPAAGPEARIDGPGTPPTHPPPDRPAPGAPYAAGSAAAPAMPPAPNVSSAVSAATAPPAQSRPPLATAPEPAEEEDPFEAGLVRMDDRAAVSLGPGPSARDLLVRELGANLLEEMQGTD is encoded by the coding sequence GTGTCGCTAGCGCTCTACCGCCGGTATCGCCCCGAGACCTTCGAAGAGGTCATCGGGCAGGAGCACGTGACCGGACCGCTGCAGCAGGCGCTGCGCAACCAGCGGGTCAATCACGCCTATCTCTTCAGCGGGCCGCGCGGGTGCGGCAAGACCACCAGCGCGCGCATCCTGGCGCGCTGCCTGAACTGCGAGCAGGGGCCGACGCCGACGCCGTGCGGCGTGTGCAGGTCCTGTGTGGGCCTGGCCCGCGGGGCGGCGGGGTCGCTCGACGTGATCGAGATCGACGCGGCCTCGCACGGCGGTGTGGACGACGCGCGGGATCTGCGCGAGCGGGCGTTCTTCGCGCCGGTCGAGTCGCGCTACAAGATCTACATCCTGGACGAGGCCCACATGGTGAGCTCGGCCGGGTTCAACGCGCTGCTCAAGGTGGTCGAGGAGCCTCCGCCGCACCTCAAGTTCATCTTCGCGACCACGGAGCCGGAAAAGGTCATCGGCACCATCCGCTCGCGTACGCATCACTACCCCTTCCGGCTGGTCCCGCCCGGCACGTTGCGCGACTACCTGGCGCACCTGTGCGAGCAGGAGCAGATCAAGGTCGAGCCCGAGGTGCTGCCGCTGGTCGTGCGGGCGGGGGCGGGGTCGGTGCGCGACTCCCTCTCGGTCATGGACCAGCTGCTGGCCGGCGCGGACGAGAACGGCGTGAGCTACCAGGCCGCCGCCGCGCTGCTCGGCTACACCGACTCGGCGCTGCTCGACGAGGCGGTCTCCGCGCTCGCGGCCCGCTCCGGCGCCGCCGCGTTCGAGATCGTCGACCGCGTGGTCGAGGGCGGGCACGACCCGCGCCGCTTCCTCGGCGACCTGCTCGAGCGGCTGCGCGACCTGCTCATCCTGCAGGCGGTGCCGGACGCCGCGGGCAAGGGCCTGATCTCGGTGCCGGCCGACCGGATGGCCCGGATGTCCGAGCAGGCCGCGGGCTTCGGCCAGGCCGAGCTCTCCCGGGCCGCGGACCTGGCCAACACCGGGCTCACCGAGATGCGCGGCGCCACCGCGCCCCGGCTGCTGCTCGAACTCGTCTTCGCGCGGATCCTGTTGCCCGGCGCCGAGGATTCCGCCCGGGCCATGGCGACGCGGCTGGAACGGCTCGAGCGCTTCGGCGCCACCGCGGCGGCGGCTCCGGCCGGGTACGTGCCCGCGCCGGGCGCCGCGGCCGAGCAACCCCCGGCGCAGCCCGCCGCGGCCGCCCCGGTGCCCGCCGCGATGGCCGCGCCGGCCCCGGCGCCGCCGGCTCCCGCCCCGCCCTCCTCGACGCTCGGCGCCGCACCGTGGCGCGAGCCCGCGGCCCCGGCCGCCCCCGCCGCGGCGGCGCCGTCCGCCGGCCCCGCGCCGAGTGCGTCGCCCGCGCCCGCGGGCGACGTGTCCGCCATACGCGCCCGCTGGCCCGAGATCCTCGAGCTGGTGAAGTCGCAGAGCCGGGTCGCCTGGACCATGATCTCGGCCAACGCCAACGTGGTCGGGGTCGAGGGGCGGGTGCTGCAGATCGGCTTCAACAGCGCCGGCCTGCGCGACAGCTTCGCCGGGTCCAACCGCGAGGAGACGCTGCGTCAGGTGCTGCGCCAGATCTTCGGCGGCGAGTGGCGGATCGACGCGCTCGTCGATCCGGGCGCCGGGTCGGGATCGGGGCAGAGCCAGGGATTCGGGCCGGGCGGCGGGCCGGGGCACGGCGGCCCGGGCTTCGGGTCCGGCGGCCCGGCGGCACCGGGTCCGGCGAGCCAGGGCTTCGGCTCGGGTCCGGCCGCCCAGAATCCGAGTGCGGGCCCGGCTTCCGGCGGTTTCGGCGCCCCGTCGCAGAACGCTGCGCCGCAGGCCGCCGCGCCCGCGTCGGCGATGCCCGCGGCCGGCCCCGAAGCGCGCATCGACGGGCCGGGTACGCCCCCGACCCATCCGCCGCCGGACCGGCCCGCTCCGGGCGCGCCGTACGCCGCCGGCTCCGCCGCGGCCCCGGCCATGCCCCCGGCTCCGAACGTCTCTTCGGCCGTGTCCGCCGCCACCGCGCCGCCGGCCCAGTCCAGGCCACCCCTCGCCACGGCGCCCGAGCCGGCCGAGGAGGAGGACCCGTTCGAGGCGGGTCTGGTGCGGATGGACGACCGGGCCGCGGTCAGCCTCGGCCCCGGTCCCTCGGCCCGCGACCTGCTGGTTCGGGAGCTCGGCGCCAACCTGCTCGAGGAGATGCAGGGCACTGATTGA
- a CDS encoding type II toxin-antitoxin system VapB family antitoxin, producing the protein MIFKRVGEGRPYPEHGRTHRGWAEVSPRQIRLDQLVTTKRQLDLDALLADDSTFYGDLFAHVVKWHGEFYLEDGLHRAVRAALQQRTVLHARVLDLDL; encoded by the coding sequence GTGATCTTCAAACGAGTCGGTGAGGGCCGTCCCTACCCCGAGCACGGCCGCACCCACCGCGGCTGGGCCGAGGTCTCGCCGCGCCAGATCCGGCTCGACCAGCTCGTCACCACCAAGCGGCAGCTGGACCTCGACGCCCTGCTCGCCGACGACTCCACCTTCTACGGCGACCTGTTCGCCCACGTGGTCAAGTGGCACGGCGAGTTCTACCTGGAGGACGGCCTGCACCGGGCCGTGCGCGCGGCGCTGCAGCAGCGCACAGTACTCCATGCGCGCGTACTTGACCTCGATCTGTGA
- a CDS encoding serine hydrolase domain-containing protein, producing the protein MRAKRFGVLSQTLPGFSGAVLVTRENRVVLREAVGVADSVTGEPLAPDSIFQICSVSKQITAVAALVLCEDGVLDLRAPISRWIVEAPPSWRQITLHHLLSNTSGLGHWDVVPGFDALHSLGVDEYVSRLAEQPLLFAPGTKWSYSSPGFMLAALAIERASGEAYGGFLQRRIFEPLGMASTSAGVPLRTPARGHVGGQPGDALAFVRLPGAGDVWSTVDDLARFAAAFDAGELFGNESCRLATTAHSRLPSTTSAWPDALMRGGYGYGCVVGSLLGHSVRYHPGDNPGFRALQVRVPDLDFSVVILSNQDETDIDAAGQRLITCLADA; encoded by the coding sequence ATGCGTGCCAAACGGTTCGGCGTGCTCTCTCAAACTCTCCCGGGCTTCAGCGGCGCCGTACTGGTGACGCGCGAGAATCGGGTGGTCCTGCGTGAAGCCGTGGGCGTCGCCGACTCTGTGACCGGTGAACCGCTCGCGCCGGATTCGATCTTCCAGATCTGTTCCGTCAGCAAGCAGATCACCGCGGTTGCGGCCCTCGTCTTGTGCGAGGACGGCGTCCTCGACCTGCGCGCGCCGATAAGTCGCTGGATCGTCGAGGCGCCGCCGAGCTGGAGGCAGATCACGCTGCATCACCTGCTCAGCAACACTTCGGGGCTCGGGCACTGGGACGTCGTGCCCGGATTCGACGCGCTGCATTCCTTGGGCGTCGACGAGTACGTCAGCCGGCTTGCCGAGCAGCCGTTGCTGTTCGCCCCCGGCACCAAGTGGAGCTACAGCAGCCCCGGCTTCATGCTCGCCGCGCTCGCCATCGAGAGGGCGAGCGGCGAGGCGTACGGCGGCTTTCTGCAGCGGCGTATCTTCGAGCCGCTAGGCATGGCATCTACCAGTGCTGGCGTACCGCTTCGGACCCCGGCGCGCGGTCACGTAGGCGGTCAGCCGGGCGACGCGCTCGCTTTCGTGCGTCTTCCCGGTGCTGGCGACGTGTGGTCCACGGTCGATGACCTCGCTCGGTTCGCCGCCGCATTCGACGCCGGAGAGCTGTTCGGCAACGAGTCATGTCGGCTCGCTACGACCGCCCACTCTCGCTTGCCCAGCACGACTTCGGCCTGGCCCGATGCGCTGATGAGAGGCGGGTACGGATACGGATGCGTCGTCGGCTCGCTGCTCGGGCACAGCGTGCGCTACCACCCCGGCGACAACCCGGGGTTTCGTGCGCTCCAAGTCCGCGTTCCCGACCTCGACTTCTCGGTTGTCATCCTCAGCAATCAGGATGAGACCGACATCGACGCGGCGGGCCAACGCCTCATCACATGCCTGGCTGACGCATGA
- a CDS encoding DUF6295 family protein, translating to MCTYIIEKAAAEGSAKGPDGWFTVTDATVSYDHPVHASAEHTLNIDFLNPGKGASARVAVELTAESARELIAAIQRTLEQVPPGL from the coding sequence GTGTGCACCTACATCATCGAGAAGGCCGCGGCCGAGGGCAGCGCCAAGGGTCCGGACGGCTGGTTCACGGTGACCGACGCGACGGTCTCCTACGACCATCCGGTGCACGCCTCGGCCGAGCACACGCTGAACATCGATTTCCTCAACCCCGGCAAGGGCGCTTCGGCCCGGGTCGCGGTGGAGCTGACCGCCGAGAGCGCGCGCGAGCTGATCGCCGCGATCCAGCGCACGCTCGAGCAGGTTCCGCCGGGACTGTGA
- a CDS encoding M48 family metalloprotease, which translates to MSIGLRAAAAVMLLIGFYVLGVGLLVVVVGLDALMLYGNALVLLLFGLPLSGAAFIVVVRAFYASLLLGSGKVSGVSVLESEHSDLWAAVRAAADAAGTAAPTFLWIDSRFNAAVFERTRWLGLRSGQRHLIIGAPMLVALSPTKLDAVLAHEFGHFAGRDTRLLPVVMRGRAGLASALDTAAGFAADAKSGGWMLRGQPLIYALVRAYAVRFLTATQKVSRAQEYAADRISAELCGRDVAADTLAEMSAYRAAYRHFRTWFADAGTGFGLVPHPNTLFAGFGSMLDESNWRDVVESERDAPSPKKSSAFDSHPPIAERVAALRALPDDGRTQDTSRGRAVDSFAGTYDLLEAVAGLEPQHLEKRRVDWDVLADTVARAHARKAAQPLVDALHLIKGAPPVLADFFDQIEAGQMELVHYRLLTPAQLRYASTGTTVVHEIGARALASTLPAWVMVELADAGLVRWTHSWSKVAVLKVDGAPADIDKALAALLAAAPSAAAPAAGRLREILRGTRIAV; encoded by the coding sequence ATGAGCATAGGTTTACGCGCTGCTGCAGCCGTCATGCTGCTGATTGGTTTCTACGTCCTGGGTGTCGGGCTGCTCGTTGTGGTGGTGGGCCTGGATGCGCTCATGCTCTACGGCAACGCCCTTGTGCTCCTGCTGTTCGGGCTGCCTCTGAGCGGCGCGGCGTTCATCGTGGTGGTCCGGGCGTTCTACGCCTCGCTGCTGCTGGGCTCCGGTAAGGTCTCGGGCGTCTCAGTACTCGAGTCCGAGCATTCCGACCTGTGGGCGGCGGTCCGTGCTGCGGCCGACGCTGCCGGGACGGCGGCGCCGACGTTCCTGTGGATCGATTCTCGGTTCAATGCGGCCGTGTTCGAGCGGACGCGGTGGCTCGGTCTGCGTTCCGGCCAGCGGCATCTGATCATCGGCGCGCCGATGCTGGTCGCGTTGTCGCCGACCAAGCTCGATGCGGTCCTGGCGCACGAGTTCGGCCACTTCGCCGGTCGTGACACGCGGCTGCTGCCTGTGGTCATGCGCGGCCGGGCAGGCTTGGCCAGCGCTCTGGACACGGCTGCCGGCTTCGCGGCCGACGCGAAGAGCGGCGGGTGGATGCTGCGAGGGCAACCGCTGATCTACGCGTTAGTCCGGGCTTACGCAGTGCGCTTCCTCACCGCCACCCAGAAAGTCAGTCGCGCCCAGGAGTACGCGGCCGACCGGATCAGCGCCGAACTGTGCGGGCGCGATGTCGCAGCCGACACGTTGGCCGAGATGTCGGCGTACCGAGCTGCTTACCGACACTTCCGGACCTGGTTCGCCGACGCCGGTACCGGCTTCGGCCTCGTGCCGCACCCGAACACGCTGTTCGCCGGCTTCGGTTCGATGCTCGACGAGTCGAACTGGCGGGACGTCGTCGAATCGGAGCGCGACGCTCCTTCGCCGAAGAAGTCTTCGGCGTTCGACTCCCACCCGCCGATCGCAGAGCGCGTTGCCGCGCTTCGCGCTCTGCCGGACGACGGCCGTACCCAGGACACATCCCGCGGCCGAGCCGTCGATTCCTTCGCCGGTACCTACGACCTGCTCGAAGCAGTCGCCGGCCTCGAGCCGCAGCACCTTGAGAAGCGTCGAGTGGATTGGGACGTGCTGGCCGACACAGTCGCCAGGGCACATGCACGCAAAGCCGCACAGCCTCTTGTGGATGCTTTGCACCTGATCAAAGGCGCGCCACCTGTCCTGGCGGATTTCTTCGATCAGATCGAGGCCGGTCAGATGGAACTGGTGCACTACCGCCTGCTGACTCCGGCGCAGCTGCGCTACGCATCGACCGGGACGACGGTGGTCCATGAGATCGGCGCGAGAGCCTTGGCATCCACGCTGCCGGCCTGGGTGATGGTCGAACTCGCCGATGCCGGACTGGTGCGGTGGACGCATTCCTGGTCCAAGGTGGCGGTCTTGAAGGTGGACGGGGCGCCTGCGGATATTGATAAAGCGCTTGCCGCTCTTCTCGCCGCAGCGCCGTCCGCTGCCGCTCCCGCTGCCGGGCGGCTTCGCGAGATCTTGAGGGGCACGCGCATTGCCGTATGA
- the upp gene encoding uracil phosphoribosyltransferase translates to MRIHVADHPLIAHKLTTLRDRQTDSPTFRRLADELVTLLAYEATRDVRVSPVELETPVAATQGVRLTSPKPLVVPILRAGLGMLDGMVRLLPTAEVGFLGMVRDEGTLTPSTYATRMPDDLAGRQCYVLDPMLATGGTLIAAVNLLADRGADDITAICLLAAPEGIATMEKALGDCRVPVTIVTAAIDERLNEQGFIVPGLGDAGDRLYGVV, encoded by the coding sequence ATGCGCATCCACGTCGCCGACCACCCCCTGATCGCCCACAAGCTCACCACGCTGCGCGATCGGCAGACCGACTCGCCGACCTTCCGCCGGCTAGCGGACGAACTCGTGACGCTGCTGGCGTACGAGGCGACCCGGGACGTGCGCGTCTCCCCGGTGGAGCTCGAGACGCCGGTGGCCGCCACCCAGGGCGTCCGGCTGACCTCGCCCAAGCCGCTGGTGGTGCCGATCCTGCGAGCCGGCCTCGGCATGCTCGACGGCATGGTCCGGCTGCTGCCCACGGCCGAGGTCGGCTTCCTCGGCATGGTGCGGGACGAGGGCACCCTGACCCCGTCCACCTACGCCACCCGCATGCCGGACGACCTGGCCGGGCGCCAGTGCTACGTGCTCGACCCGATGCTGGCCACCGGCGGCACCCTGATCGCCGCGGTGAACCTGCTGGCCGACCGCGGCGCGGACGACATCACCGCGATCTGCCTGCTGGCCGCGCCGGAGGGCATCGCCACGATGGAGAAGGCGCTGGGCGACTGCCGCGTGCCGGTGACCATCGTCACAGCGGCCATCGACGAGCGGCTCAACGAGCAGGGCTTCATCGTGCCGGGCCTGGGCGACGCGGGCGACCGGCTCTACGGCGTCGTCTGA
- a CDS encoding dienelactone hydrolase family protein: MSDAFLSQTITMTADGDEIEAYAALVQDSAPRGGVVVIHHLPGYDDETKEIVRRFGSMGYNAVMPNLYWRDAPGASPDDAAAAGRAKGGVPDERLIADVAGAADFLRALPNANGKVGVIGYCSGGRQSVLSACSLELDAAVDNYGAFVVGTPPDGFPLKVKPLYDILGDLSCPLLGLFGADDQYPSQEHVAELEGLLAEHGKEFEFHNYEGAGHAFFAVNRPAFRPEAAKDGWEKINAFFGKHLGA, translated from the coding sequence ATGAGCGATGCCTTCCTCTCCCAGACCATCACCATGACCGCCGACGGCGACGAGATCGAGGCGTACGCCGCCTTGGTCCAGGACTCCGCGCCGCGCGGCGGGGTGGTCGTGATCCACCACCTGCCCGGCTACGACGATGAGACCAAGGAGATCGTCCGCCGCTTCGGCTCGATGGGCTACAACGCCGTCATGCCGAACCTCTACTGGCGCGACGCGCCGGGCGCCTCGCCCGACGACGCGGCTGCCGCGGGCCGGGCCAAGGGGGGCGTGCCGGACGAGCGTCTGATCGCGGACGTGGCCGGCGCGGCGGACTTCCTCCGCGCGCTGCCGAACGCCAACGGCAAGGTCGGCGTCATCGGCTACTGCTCGGGCGGCCGGCAGAGCGTGCTCTCGGCCTGCTCGCTGGAGCTGGACGCGGCGGTGGACAACTACGGCGCCTTCGTCGTGGGCACGCCGCCGGACGGCTTCCCGCTCAAGGTCAAGCCGCTCTACGACATCCTCGGCGACCTGTCCTGCCCGCTGCTCGGCCTGTTCGGCGCGGACGACCAGTACCCGTCCCAGGAGCATGTGGCCGAGCTCGAGGGCCTGCTGGCCGAGCACGGCAAGGAGTTCGAGTTCCACAACTACGAGGGCGCCGGGCACGCCTTCTTCGCCGTCAACCGGCCCGCGTTCCGGCCCGAGGCGGCCAAGGACGGCTGGGAGAAGATCAACGCCTTCTTCGGCAAGCACCTGGGGGCCTAG
- a CDS encoding tRNA adenosine deaminase-associated protein has translation MALAGQASFDESLVDFAVVVFQEDGRWAAAPLPPHVGADLDLFAAAVRQQLSEGPILGLLGLGDEYFIALRLVGGRELLFISERSAAEDDAVARQVLDRLAPELADGSGPAGDEELFADLGLDSFELGLACEQLLDERALRLTDLVAHLAGRIGFARQFTDCVRPGYDTVDGY, from the coding sequence ATGGCACTGGCCGGGCAGGCCTCGTTCGACGAGAGCCTCGTCGACTTCGCGGTGGTCGTCTTCCAGGAGGACGGCCGCTGGGCGGCGGCTCCGCTGCCCCCGCACGTCGGCGCCGACCTCGACCTGTTCGCGGCGGCCGTGCGCCAGCAACTGTCCGAGGGCCCGATCCTGGGCCTGCTCGGCCTCGGCGACGAGTACTTCATCGCGCTGCGGCTGGTCGGCGGCCGGGAGCTGCTGTTCATCTCCGAGCGCTCCGCGGCCGAGGACGACGCGGTGGCCCGGCAGGTGCTCGACCGGCTCGCGCCGGAACTCGCGGACGGCTCGGGGCCGGCCGGGGACGAGGAGCTGTTCGCAGACCTCGGTCTCGACTCCTTCGAGCTCGGACTGGCCTGCGAGCAGCTGTTGGATGAACGAGCGCTGCGATTGACCGACCTGGTGGCACACTTGGCTGGGCGCATCGGATTCGCACGCCAGTTCACTGATTGCGTGCGCCCGGGATACGACACGGTGGACGGATACTGA
- a CDS encoding HD domain-containing protein: MTSIPAFPDTPAAQHASDYVRACVTESVANHSFRCYLFAMLIAERDGMQPGSEFDPELLFLACVLHDLGTSPEARGGQRFELDGADMAAELLTRQGFGAKEVDVVWEAIALHSTPTIPERRGPIAALTRRGVGMDFGVAAEIVKEDQAVAIHARFPRLRMASSLADVIARHAARAPENAPPLTIAAEIVQGRAKDPDGLSGMERMALASRWGS; this comes from the coding sequence ATGACTTCCATCCCTGCCTTCCCCGACACCCCGGCTGCGCAGCATGCGAGCGACTACGTCCGGGCGTGCGTCACCGAATCCGTCGCGAACCACAGTTTCCGCTGCTACTTGTTCGCGATGCTCATCGCCGAACGGGACGGCATGCAGCCGGGATCCGAGTTCGACCCGGAACTGCTGTTCCTCGCATGCGTCCTGCACGACCTCGGTACCTCGCCCGAGGCACGAGGTGGCCAGCGCTTCGAACTCGACGGCGCGGACATGGCCGCGGAACTGTTGACCCGCCAGGGTTTCGGCGCCAAGGAGGTGGACGTCGTCTGGGAAGCGATCGCCCTGCACTCGACGCCGACCATTCCCGAGCGCCGGGGTCCGATTGCGGCCCTCACCCGACGCGGCGTCGGCATGGACTTCGGCGTCGCGGCGGAGATCGTGAAGGAGGACCAAGCCGTGGCGATCCACGCGCGGTTCCCTCGCCTGCGGATGGCTTCGTCGCTCGCGGACGTGATCGCACGGCATGCGGCGCGCGCTCCGGAGAACGCGCCGCCGCTGACGATCGCTGCAGAGATCGTGCAGGGGCGGGCGAAGGATCCGGACGGGCTGAGCGGCATGGAGCGGATGGCGCTGGCGTCGCGGTGGGGTAGCTGA
- a CDS encoding PH domain-containing protein: MASTDFSRVPATQAPGSIRKYLDPTEEVVFHRRFHWAVLLEPGAVVAVGLAITSFAAVAVHSSGGGNAREVVIGLWILWAAWALTTIWDYKTLTGFYKGSASGRLFAVVLTAGVLALCGYVGKTKGVATLLWCVLGAFGFWALLQFARYWNRYLILTNKRLMVAEGIVNQQVKSLPLPKLTDMIYQRTALGRALGYGTFDLQVPGAAVNLGKIPYVGSPDNTYLQISHLLWGASGPPKPKKIALSGQIAQAPRAGETPAGPPSNITVAGEMDG, from the coding sequence ATGGCGTCGACCGACTTCTCCCGGGTTCCGGCCACCCAGGCTCCTGGCTCCATACGCAAGTATCTGGATCCGACCGAGGAAGTGGTCTTCCACCGCAGGTTCCACTGGGCGGTGCTGCTCGAACCCGGAGCGGTGGTGGCCGTGGGACTGGCCATCACCAGCTTCGCCGCCGTGGCGGTGCACTCCAGCGGCGGCGGCAACGCCCGCGAAGTGGTGATCGGGCTGTGGATCCTGTGGGCCGCCTGGGCCCTGACCACCATCTGGGATTACAAGACCCTGACAGGCTTCTATAAGGGTTCTGCCAGCGGACGGCTGTTCGCGGTGGTGCTGACGGCCGGAGTGCTGGCCCTGTGCGGCTACGTCGGCAAGACCAAGGGCGTGGCGACGCTGCTGTGGTGCGTGCTCGGCGCCTTCGGCTTCTGGGCGCTGCTGCAGTTCGCCCGGTACTGGAACCGCTACCTGATCCTGACGAACAAGCGGCTGATGGTGGCCGAGGGGATCGTCAACCAGCAGGTGAAGTCGCTGCCGCTGCCCAAGCTGACGGACATGATCTACCAGCGCACCGCGCTGGGCCGCGCCCTCGGCTACGGCACCTTCGACCTGCAGGTGCCCGGCGCGGCGGTCAACCTCGGCAAGATCCCCTACGTCGGCAGCCCGGACAACACCTACCTGCAGATCTCGCACCTGCTCTGGGGCGCCTCCGGCCCGCCGAAGCCGAAGAAGATAGCCCTCTCCGGCCAGATAGCGCAGGCCCCGCGCGCCGGCGAGACGCCCGCGGGCCCGCCGAGCAACATCACCGTGGCCGGCGAGATGGACGGCTGA
- a CDS encoding LytR C-terminal domain-containing protein produces MDANTPPEDQDPYAVAMPASEHAVRPPGEIGGKRFRVGLDAPYVPFRNRTRRRRRTIGFVLSGLLITGVGAYGLVNLVTAPSSGTDACKAGSVRAADPPSTAATPPVSGAALSSDGTPKFTLNVYNSTDRRGLAANTANQLKLRGFVIGQVTNDPLKSKLAVSAQVRGAKSNLDELRQVAAEVPGAQIRTDNRTDPSVDLVLGNGFADLASTEQADAALRAAVAMANASAHAEAAPDSGCAQ; encoded by the coding sequence ATGGACGCGAACACCCCGCCGGAGGATCAGGACCCTTACGCCGTCGCGATGCCGGCCTCGGAACACGCCGTACGGCCGCCCGGCGAGATCGGCGGCAAGAGGTTCCGGGTGGGCCTGGACGCGCCCTACGTGCCCTTCCGAAACCGCACCCGGCGCCGCCGCCGGACCATCGGGTTCGTATTGTCCGGACTGCTGATCACCGGCGTAGGCGCGTACGGCCTGGTCAACCTGGTCACCGCGCCGTCCTCGGGCACCGACGCCTGCAAGGCCGGCTCGGTGCGCGCGGCCGACCCGCCCAGCACCGCCGCCACGCCCCCGGTGTCCGGTGCGGCGCTGTCCTCCGACGGCACACCCAAGTTCACCCTGAACGTCTACAACTCCACCGACCGCCGCGGTCTGGCCGCCAACACGGCCAACCAGCTCAAGCTGCGCGGCTTCGTCATCGGCCAGGTCACCAACGACCCGTTGAAGTCGAAGCTGGCCGTCTCGGCCCAGGTCCGCGGCGCCAAGTCGAACCTCGACGAGCTGCGCCAGGTCGCGGCGGAGGTGCCCGGAGCGCAGATCCGGACCGACAACCGGACGGACCCGAGCGTGGACCTGGTGCTGGGCAACGGCTTCGCCGACCTCGCCAGCACCGAGCAGGCGGACGCGGCGCTCCGCGCGGCGGTCGCGATGGCCAACGCGAGCGCGCACGCCGAGGCGGCCCCGGACTCCGGGTGCGCGCAGTAG
- a CDS encoding nucleoside deaminase, whose product MAGALAQARLAPAGGDVPIGAVVVDRDGRVLGRGHNVREAEGDPVGHAEVLALREAGRAVGSWRLAGASLVVTLEPCAMCAGAAVLARVERIVYGAADPKAGAVGSLWDLPRDQRLNHRPEVVPGILAEESAALLDKFFASRRPIG is encoded by the coding sequence ATGGCCGGCGCCCTGGCGCAGGCGCGGCTCGCCCCGGCCGGCGGCGACGTGCCCATCGGCGCCGTGGTGGTGGACCGCGACGGCCGGGTGCTCGGCCGCGGCCACAACGTGCGCGAGGCCGAGGGCGACCCCGTCGGCCACGCGGAGGTGCTCGCGCTGCGCGAGGCCGGCCGGGCCGTGGGCTCCTGGCGGCTGGCCGGCGCCTCCCTCGTGGTCACCCTCGAGCCCTGCGCCATGTGCGCCGGCGCCGCCGTGCTGGCCCGGGTCGAGCGGATCGTCTACGGCGCGGCGGATCCGAAGGCCGGCGCGGTCGGCTCGCTCTGGGATCTGCCGCGTGATCAGCGCCTGAACCACCGCCCTGAGGTGGTCCCGGGCATCCTCGCGGAGGAGTCGGCGGCGCTGCTGGATAAGTTTTTCGCCTCCAGGCGCCCCATCGGGTAG